Proteins encoded within one genomic window of Granulicella pectinivorans:
- a CDS encoding TonB-dependent receptor encodes MSAPRSLLLSLLLLFAVLLPHDAHAQATGTIRGSVLDSSGALIPGASVTVTNAETALERKADTNAQGIFVFPNIPIGTYAVTIGKAGYRTEERSDLSLLTGQVIDLQLPLAIGESTETVNVTSASTLIQTASSTVSTTINREQIQDLPLNGRNPLQLTTLTPGAALTATGTESGQQDNTGLTVNGLRPTENTYELDNAVYNNRFFDSVPILPNPDALQEFTIQSSNYSAQFSGAGALVQLSTRSGTNAFHGSAYEYLRNTVLNSYNHFPAKTSAGTPIKPPFKLNQFGGTIGGPIFRDRTFFFGAAEDLEQRSSANPVTFFIPTAAQMSGNFSSVATQLHDPVTNVNYTNNQITRAASPLSQALYKTYLAPLSATAAGQVTLSPNSNVSSTQYLVKIDHKISASNQVSGRYFYNQNNFQRTFTAPTGFFASNLFRNQSLALSDTHIFSSTLTGTVTVSAGRFARTQIPVAPGLQSLQSLGQNVPLGTQVPIFPGIRANISGFVNIFSGGALTQASTTFDERVNFIKLLHRHTISFGGEFERSRINANDYSYVPGDNQFSGARTGNAAADFYLGYESTFTQDNGRTFYLRENRPSLFIQDDFKVTRDLTINAGIRWEPWLPPTDLNQSLVGFQAGYRSTVAPNAPAGLQFLGDPGVQSSIFKNNWKTFGPRLGFAYNVGGSNRFVIRGAYGLFYGFPEGLLYQRTNQTQPRNFALSIANPANAWDNIFAGTTSPFPRAHTPVSQFATYQFTLPVAGGVLDSNSKVATIQDRNITFEAQINRTTAVSIAYVGNHAQHIMGSRQLNPGVYAAGATLANIQSRRLYQGLGAVEVASSYEYADYNGLQVNVTRRVSQGLHVLTNLTYGKVIDNNSSAIEGNAGPPNPFNLNSSRGPADYDVRLRYNLSALYDLPKFNTNRTLGAIINGWQVNTILSAASGTPITVTSGTDRSLSGVGNDYADLIGNPARVSGASYLNAYFNTAAFQQAATGTFGNSSRGILRGPGSLNVDASGFKVFPIAERFKLQFRAEAFNVINRSNYSNPGSTVASTSTFGRITAAGSPRVLQFALRANF; translated from the coding sequence ATGTCTGCACCACGCTCCCTTCTCCTGTCCCTTCTTCTCCTGTTTGCTGTGCTGCTACCTCATGACGCTCACGCTCAGGCAACGGGCACCATCCGCGGTTCCGTACTGGATAGCAGTGGCGCGCTCATCCCCGGCGCAAGCGTCACCGTCACCAATGCCGAGACCGCGCTCGAACGCAAGGCGGACACCAATGCGCAAGGCATCTTCGTCTTTCCGAATATTCCAATCGGGACCTATGCCGTGACCATCGGCAAGGCCGGTTATAGAACGGAGGAGCGTAGCGACCTATCCCTCCTCACGGGTCAGGTCATCGATCTCCAGCTTCCTCTCGCCATCGGAGAATCGACCGAGACCGTCAACGTAACCTCTGCTTCGACGCTCATCCAAACGGCATCATCCACCGTGTCGACCACGATCAACCGCGAGCAGATCCAGGATCTCCCCCTCAACGGACGCAACCCGCTGCAACTCACGACACTCACGCCCGGCGCAGCACTGACCGCAACCGGTACGGAGTCCGGCCAGCAGGACAACACAGGCCTCACCGTGAATGGTCTGCGCCCCACCGAGAACACCTACGAGCTTGATAACGCCGTCTACAACAATCGCTTCTTCGATTCCGTTCCCATCCTGCCCAACCCTGACGCCCTGCAGGAGTTCACCATTCAATCCTCCAACTACAGCGCTCAGTTCTCCGGTGCCGGAGCCCTGGTGCAGCTTTCAACGCGTTCCGGAACCAATGCCTTTCACGGATCCGCATACGAATACCTTCGCAACACGGTGCTGAACTCCTACAACCACTTTCCTGCGAAGACAAGCGCGGGCACTCCCATCAAGCCGCCCTTCAAGCTCAATCAGTTTGGCGGCACCATCGGAGGCCCCATCTTCCGCGACCGCACATTCTTTTTCGGAGCCGCGGAAGATCTCGAGCAGCGCTCCTCCGCCAATCCCGTCACCTTCTTCATCCCCACAGCCGCGCAGATGAGCGGAAACTTCAGCTCGGTCGCGACCCAGTTGCACGATCCCGTAACGAACGTCAACTACACCAACAACCAGATCACGCGCGCGGCAAGCCCGCTCTCACAGGCTCTCTACAAGACCTACCTCGCGCCCCTCAGTGCTACGGCAGCCGGACAGGTCACGCTCAGTCCGAACAGCAACGTCAGCAGCACGCAGTACCTCGTCAAAATCGACCACAAGATCAGCGCCTCCAATCAAGTCAGCGGACGCTACTTCTACAACCAGAACAACTTCCAGCGCACCTTCACCGCTCCCACTGGCTTCTTCGCATCGAACCTCTTCCGCAACCAGTCTCTCGCTCTCAGCGATACCCACATCTTCAGCTCCACGCTCACAGGCACGGTCACCGTTTCAGCCGGCCGCTTCGCCCGCACCCAGATCCCGGTTGCGCCCGGTCTCCAGTCGCTCCAAAGCCTCGGCCAGAACGTTCCCCTCGGCACCCAGGTACCCATCTTCCCGGGCATCCGCGCAAACATCTCGGGCTTCGTCAACATCTTCTCGGGTGGCGCTCTCACGCAGGCCTCCACCACCTTCGATGAGCGCGTCAACTTCATCAAGCTTCTTCATCGTCACACCATCAGCTTCGGAGGAGAGTTTGAGCGTTCGCGCATCAATGCGAACGACTACTCCTACGTCCCGGGCGATAACCAGTTCTCAGGAGCCCGCACCGGCAACGCCGCCGCCGACTTCTATCTCGGTTACGAGTCCACATTCACGCAGGACAATGGCCGCACCTTCTATCTCCGCGAAAACCGTCCTTCCCTCTTCATCCAGGATGACTTCAAGGTCACGCGCGATCTCACGATCAATGCAGGCATCCGTTGGGAGCCATGGCTTCCGCCCACCGACCTCAACCAGTCTCTGGTTGGATTCCAGGCTGGATATCGCTCGACCGTAGCACCCAACGCACCGGCGGGCCTTCAGTTCCTCGGCGACCCGGGGGTACAGTCCTCCATCTTCAAGAACAACTGGAAAACCTTCGGTCCTCGTCTCGGATTCGCCTACAACGTCGGTGGCAGCAACCGCTTCGTCATCCGTGGCGCGTACGGCCTCTTCTATGGCTTCCCCGAAGGTCTGCTCTACCAGAGGACGAACCAGACGCAGCCGCGTAATTTCGCGCTCTCCATCGCCAACCCCGCCAATGCATGGGACAACATCTTCGCCGGCACGACATCGCCCTTCCCGCGCGCTCACACCCCGGTCAGCCAGTTCGCGACCTATCAGTTCACGCTTCCGGTTGCGGGTGGCGTACTCGACTCAAACTCGAAGGTTGCCACCATTCAGGATCGCAATATCACCTTCGAAGCCCAGATCAACCGCACGACCGCCGTCTCCATTGCCTACGTTGGCAACCACGCACAACACATCATGGGTTCACGTCAGCTCAACCCGGGTGTCTACGCCGCGGGTGCGACGCTCGCCAACATTCAGTCACGCCGTCTCTATCAAGGGCTCGGCGCAGTGGAGGTGGCAAGCTCGTACGAGTACGCGGACTACAACGGTCTTCAGGTCAACGTCACGCGCCGCGTATCGCAAGGCCTTCATGTGCTGACCAATCTCACCTACGGCAAAGTCATCGATAACAACTCCAGCGCGATCGAAGGCAATGCTGGTCCTCCGAATCCCTTCAACCTGAACAGCTCGCGCGGCCCCGCGGACTACGACGTCCGCCTCCGCTATAACCTGTCCGCTCTCTACGACCTGCCGAAGTTCAACACCAACCGGACACTCGGTGCCATCATCAACGGCTGGCAGGTAAACACCATCCTCTCCGCCGCCAGCGGAACGCCCATCACCGTCACCAGCGGCACAGACCGCTCCCTCTCAGGAGTAGGCAACGACTATGCCGATCTCATCGGCAATCCTGCACGTGTCTCCGGGGCGAGCTATCTGAACGCATACTTC
- a CDS encoding MFS transporter, whose translation MRAATSGRRRWFILALLFSITVINFIDRQTVSVLAPILKQTLHLTNTQYGRIVAAFQFGMMSGELPVGALMDRFGVRISLVGAVLWWSFATGAQSLVRTGSQLGLTRFWMGTGECGNYSGGVKVTSLLFKKEERTLAIGIFNSGSMIGATIATPLIVYLQHRFGFRAAFLVSASLGLLWAPLWWFLYRDPKPASVDLDETLESTLTSSKPATGVRELLRQPSLAAIMLCRFFVGPVMQFYWYWIPSYLFSARHLSMSQIGLIGWIPFLLGDAGGFAGGWSAGWLQSKGLEIMKVRKITMYGGSILCIASLLVPVTRSIGGAFFLIGIAMFADNFLSANMFASMTDLFDEHEVGRVTGFSGVASGLSGLLFPLLTGILVDRFSYAPVFYLVALMPLVGTIALFSLGSKGYRTRSSINEAPAL comes from the coding sequence GCGCCGCGACGAGTGGCAGAAGACGATGGTTCATTCTCGCGCTGCTGTTCTCCATCACGGTGATCAATTTCATCGATCGCCAGACCGTGTCCGTGCTGGCACCCATCCTGAAGCAGACGCTGCACCTCACCAATACGCAGTACGGCAGGATCGTGGCGGCGTTCCAGTTTGGCATGATGAGCGGCGAGCTTCCCGTGGGAGCCCTGATGGATCGCTTCGGCGTTCGTATCAGCCTTGTTGGCGCTGTTCTCTGGTGGTCCTTTGCAACCGGCGCGCAATCGCTTGTGCGCACCGGCTCGCAGCTCGGCCTCACGCGCTTCTGGATGGGAACAGGAGAATGCGGCAACTACTCCGGTGGCGTGAAGGTCACGTCTCTGCTCTTCAAAAAGGAAGAGCGCACACTCGCCATTGGCATCTTCAACAGCGGAAGCATGATCGGTGCGACCATTGCGACACCTCTCATCGTCTACCTGCAACATCGTTTCGGCTTCCGCGCGGCCTTCCTCGTATCGGCATCGCTGGGCCTGTTGTGGGCGCCGTTGTGGTGGTTTCTGTACCGCGATCCCAAGCCCGCATCCGTCGATCTCGACGAGACGCTTGAATCGACGCTAACCTCATCGAAGCCGGCAACAGGAGTCCGTGAGTTGCTGCGGCAACCTTCCCTTGCGGCGATCATGCTGTGCCGTTTCTTCGTCGGTCCAGTCATGCAGTTCTACTGGTACTGGATTCCGAGCTACCTGTTCAGCGCACGTCACCTCTCCATGAGCCAGATTGGACTCATCGGATGGATTCCTTTCCTGCTCGGCGATGCCGGTGGGTTCGCTGGCGGGTGGTCTGCCGGATGGCTCCAGAGCAAGGGTCTCGAGATCATGAAGGTGCGCAAGATCACAATGTATGGCGGAAGCATCCTTTGCATCGCAAGCCTGCTGGTGCCAGTCACGCGCTCCATCGGAGGAGCCTTCTTCCTCATCGGCATCGCCATGTTTGCGGACAACTTCCTCTCCGCCAACATGTTCGCCAGCATGACCGATCTCTTCGATGAGCACGAGGTCGGACGCGTCACAGGTTTCAGTGGCGTGGCCAGCGGTCTCAGCGGACTCCTCTTCCCGCTCCTTACAGGGATACTCGTCGATCGCTTTTCGTATGCCCCGGTCTTTTACCTGGTCGCCTTGATGCCGCTGGTCGGCACCATCGCACTCTTCAGCCTGGGGAGCAAAGGTTACCGGACACGTTCGAGTATCAACGAGGCACCCGCCTTATGA